The segment GCGTGGGTGATCTCGACGGCGGGAGGCAGGTGAGCACAGCGTGGAAACGGTATGCCGGCGAGCCTGCCATGGTGGGAGGGCACAGCGGTGAGGAGGCTGTCGCGGTGGAAGgacgaaggcgacggcgacacgGCCAGGCGGCCCGTTCGAACACGGACAGCCTGGTTGAGGCGGCAACGACGGTAGCGCCATGATGTAGGCTTTGAAAGTTGCGACAAGCTTATTTTCAGGAGTCAGTCCTTTTGCGGCGGCAGCTTGCCGCAACAAGATGGACACGTTGGACGAGCGAATGCGGGGGAGAGGggatccattcttctctctaGGGGTGCACGGGaagctcgtggctcgttagctcgctcggctcgTGACAAGTTCGGCTCGTTTGATTTtcctaacgagccgagctggaagtttagctcgttagagataacgagccagctcgagctggctcgcgagccttaacgagcCAGGCTGCTAGGCCAcaaagcccataggcccatttaTTTAGAAGGCCCAATAGACCAAAAACCAAAACCCTAGCTTCCCTTCCCCCTTCCCTGGTGGTGGCGGCTGAGCTCCTCGTCTCCCCCACCCCAGCACCACCGCTCTGCGCCTCCACCCCAGTGACTGATGCCGCTACCCAACCCCAGCGCCCGACGCCATCGGCCCGCCGCTCTTCGCCTCTCCTTGCCCCCACGCCTGActccgtcggcgagctcgagctcgagctcgtcccacgcgccgccgccgctctccgtcCCTCCCCCTGTGCCTAACGCCGCCGGCAAGCTCGAGCTCGTCCCCTCCATCGCCCTCTTCCccgtggtcgccggcgagctcgagctcgtcccCTCCACCGCCAAGTTCCTCCccgtggtcgccggcgagctcgagctcgtcccCTCCGCCACCAAGTTCCTCCCTgtggtcgccgccgagctcaaGCTCGTTTCCTCCGCCGTCAAGCTCCTCCACGTGGTCGTCGGCGAGCTCAAGCTCGTTTCCTCTGCCGTCAAGCTCCTCCCCATGGTCGCCGGCAAGCTGTCAAGGTGCCGGCGAGGTTGAGTTGCTTCCGTGCCTCCATGGTCGTCGGCTGCCCCCAAAGCTCACGAGCCtaacgagctggctcgagctttcaaacgagccgagccgagctgggtttctagctcgttaggataaccccagaccgagccgagccgagccgagccagctcgaCATCCAGCCCTACTTCTCTcacaccctctccctctccaacccAACTATGTGGATCGAATTGGAGTGCGCCGGAGGTTGAGATCCTACCCTGAAGGCTGGCCAGCGATGAGGCGTCGACGTGGTAGCTGTGCGTTAAAGGGGATTAGCTAGTGGTTTCTGCTGAAACGGATATGTAACCATTGGCGCGGGAGTTGGCGGCTACGTTCACGCCGGTACAATTTCAAGTTTAGAGAAAGATTGAGCCACTAGCATGGGTTCGGTCGTCTGTAACGGGCGACAAGCCTCATCTCTATCGGGTAGGGCCCACGTCACAGAGCAAAGGTCACTAATATGGTAAAATATCTCAATCAGGCATccggccgtcacagatgacacacatctcaatcgggccaacaCTATAGctcgtcacggatgactctcatctctaacgggcctaaactatagtccgtcacggatgactctcaccttaatcgggcctaaattatagcccgtcatggatgactctcatctcaatcgggcctaaactataggccgtcacagatgaggcGCCACTTTCCCCTTGGGGCGTTGCCACATTTTCTCTTATCTCTCATTGGTTTCTTTAGGTGAAAACCACATCCTGATTCTCCCCTTGGCGGCGCGCTAGCGTCATTTCCTCCTTAGAGGCATCGCTTAGAAGACCATTTTTTAGGGGTGTTTTGTGCTTGTTCTGTTTTAATAGCAGGACCAGTCATAGACACTTGGGGCGactgtctttttctttttctgactATTGTCTTCTAAGACTATAGACTTGTATTTATATCAAGAGAAACATTGCACTAAAATTATTTTGGTACGGTTGATTTAGGCAACAAATTGAGCAAGCCTATCAAACCAGGCCAACTCAGGTGAGTTTGGCTTCTTAAATAAAGATGTTTCTTAATACATGATGAATGTAGATGATCACTCAATTTAATGAATGTTTTGCTGGTTATAAACATCTGTAGAACATCTATAGGTCCTAtgcagatactccctccgtttcattttAAGCTCGGCCATAAGTTTTCATGTCCAATTTTAATTtcccgtcttatttaaatttttttagaattaaagaaaaatataagtcacgcttaaagtactatttatattttattatttaattttaataaaaatactaatatttgaaaaaaatttaaaataaaaataagtcacgctaaagtgctattcatgttttatcatttaattttaataaaaatactaatcataaacaaatttcaaataagacaaatgatcaaatgatcaaagttagaaaaaaaaaacaaacgatcAAAAGTCTAATGACTACGTTTAAAATGGACAGTACATACTGGATTGGAATATCTTTACTATAGTCTACAAGTGTCTTTCTTTGATGACCAATGTCAATGCTAGAAGAGCAATATGACAATACACTAAGAGACAAAgtagagaaaaaacaaatctgaCCATAAATCATTTTAAGAGGCGATTCCTTGCATTACTTAATAGAAATTCAAGCAATATATACCAATAAGAAATTTAGAGCAGGACGAATATTGCTTGAATTTTATACTAATACTTGATCATGTTTTACTTGCGCAGGAGATAAGTGAGCAATGGAAAAATTGGAGAGCAAAGGATTGTTTCAAAGTAATTGTTCCTAGCAAAGAAACCATTATTCCTAACATAACACAATCCTATTGGTTTAACACACAGCTCATTGCACTGGCCGCTCAaccaaactgaaaaaaaaaaattctcagcGTTTCGGCAACAAAATTAAGCTACAATATTCTGGGAGGACGGCATAATCGTATGAAATGGATCCGAAAAAGAACCTAAGGTTTATAGAACTTGAGGCAAAACTCGACGATTCCCTTATTTCTTCTGGCTATCGTCCACCAACTCCGGCTCAATCACCTCGGCTTCAATCGGCTCAGAGCTGACAGGTGAGTCTCGCTGCAGGTTCATCTCAGCGGGTTGAGCGTGCGAGGCCCACTTGCTGGCCATAGCTGTGCTCATCATCTCATATATCTTCCCACTTAGCTCAGCAGGGTTGTCAGGCTGCAATATGATACCACAAATGAGATGACACAAATTGATGAAATTTAAACAGATTACGACATTCAGTATAGAAAACATGCACAAACGGTAAGGCGGAATATCCTATCATATCAAATGGACCAGGGTTATTTGATGGAAAAGAAGGCAATCAGGTGTACTTACTGTAAAGCCACTAGAGATCATAGAAGTTTCAAACAGGATATCTACAGCCTTTAGAGCTTCTGGGTCATCAGGGTTGGCTCTGCAGGCAGCCTGCATTGAGGAGGAAAAAGGAACCCATAAGGACTATCAGGAAATTACAAGCGCGAAGTGCAAACAGCAGACCGAACACTTACATTCAAGCCCTTGATGATCTCATGCTCTGGGTTgatttcaaaaactttcctagAACGCATGAAATCCAGAGATGACATGTCACCCATAGATTGCGCTCTCATCAACCTGTTAACACAACAATACTATTAAGAACTTTAAGTTACAAGAATTATGTGCTAGAAAGGTCAACATGATAGAGACTAACCTTTCCATGTTCGCAGACCAACCAAACTTAGCTGCAACTAGAACACATGGTGATGAGCTGAGACGGTTTGATATATCAACTCGAGCAACCTTTTCACCCAAGCGTTTCTTGATCCAGTCACATGTTTGGCTGTATTCCTGCTTGATCTCCTTCTCTTTTTCCTCATTCTTATCACCTAAGTTACATTATAGATGAAAATCAGAAATCAGGAAAAAAGATTTACACGACTGAAATGAGGTAATTGTCCCAATTCTGCAAGGTTACGACATTGCCTACATTTATTATATAAACAAGACATACAGGGCTCTATTCATTATATTAAAAGGGTGAAATATAAACAAGTCTTGCCATAATGAAGGACAATAATAATTCTCATGTGGCAAAACAACTATTTTCAAACAGTAGGAGGTTTCAAAGATTGTGTATGCATACCTAAGTCCAAGTCTTCCTTGCTAATATCAACGAAACGCTTATCCTTGTACGAGTTCAGATTTGTGACAGACACTTCATCCATTGGGTCAACTAAAAATAGAACCTACAAAATATACACAAGTTAGAACCGTCACAAAAAGGAAACAAGTGATGAAGTGAATCAACTCATTTCTGGGTAAAAGCGTTAATCAGTAAGACATGTAAACAAATACAGAAACTTTGTTTTTGCCATTCAGCAGTACTGCAACACTGTTTTTGCCATTGGGTTCTCCGGCTAAAGCCTTCTAGATGGCTAGATGTCAGTGAGATAGTAGCAAAAACAAGCATGTTTGTTCCAGTATTTGGGAAAATATAAGGCATCTCAACTATGAAATTCAACAGGCCCTGAAGGCCAGTAAACTATATTTGCCTTTCAGGGCAAAGTTTGCATGGGCAATGAATGCATTCAATAAAGCCCAGAATCCAATAgcaaaatataattaagaaatatGATCATGTGTCTGCAAACATGGTAAGCTATTCACAGTACATACCTCGTACTCTTTTTCATTGAGCTTCTCCAGGAAAGGAGCATGTTTTGCACTACTCAAACTGTCCGCAGCAATGTAGTAAATGTCCTTTTGCTCAGGTTTCATATTTTCCACGTATTCATCCAAGCTAATTAATTCTTCATTGCTTTGAGAAGAAAAGAATCGGAGCAAAGGAGCAATTCTCTTGTGATTTTCCTTGTCTTCCATGCAACCCAGCTTTAAGAACTTGCCGTAGTTTTCCCAGAACCTTTCATAGTCCTACAGTAAATTTCAGGTGAGAACTGAACTACTGAAGGATAAGGGAGAGAACAGAGGCATCATGCACAAAAGGAAAGTAAACAACTTACATCTCTGTTTTCGCTACAAGAGATGCCAAGTATCATATCAAAGGCCTTTCGCACCAACCTCTTTCTCATTATACGCACCTGTAACAaacaagaaggaagaaaaaaaggaaagataaATCAATGTTAGAAGATCATGATAGAAATGTACAAGACATAGACAGAAAACCATTCATTAACACTTACAATTCGGCTTTCTTGCAGGATCTCACGAGAAACATTTAATGGAAGGTCATTTGAGTCAACAACACCCCTCACAAAGCTCAGGTATCTTGGGAACTGAtcaataacatttttttattgtcaGATTTCCATGGTTATCTAAAACTTGACAAAGAATCATGAAGAGCTGCTGTGTATTAAGCATACCAGTTCCCCATCAAAGTCGTCTGATATAAACACACGCTTAACATAAAGCCTGATATTTTTGGTCTTCCTATCAGTTATATCCTCCTTCTTTGTAGCAGGCACATAGAGAATAGATCTGAATTCTACTTCCCCCTGCATGAATAAAATCAAGCACAGCCAAGTGAGCCTGTGAAGTGCAATCAGGCACAGTTTTACCGTGAGATAGACAGATGTGCTATATTGGTGCCAACCCATAAAGATAAATGAACTATCACATGGAGATCGGCGCAATTCTAACCAAAAAGATGAACCAGTTTGGCATCTTTGCCGCACTGATCACAATATCATTTTCACTGAATAATGCAATACAATGTTACAAAACCAAACATTCGCATGCTTGTGGAtatccaaaaaaatatttgaatagaACCACCATAATTGAAATGAAGAGTCGCATATGCAGCAATAGACATGTATTACATAACTTTACCAGCTGAGTTAGTGTTAACAAAGGATGAACTATTATCTGTTCCTGTATATAAATATGTTTGCCTGATGAATAGCACTCGTGTGTCTTTGACTCTTTGTGAAAGAATAGTATGAAGATATTAATTTGGTCACAGCAGTTACAGAATACTGTGATATCGCAAGTTTGGTTAAATTTGTCAAATGTATaagcatgaaaaaaaacttGTCTTCATAGAATAGTCATGCACAATGAACATATCATCAAAATAACTGCACTGCTACCTATATCAACCTTGATTCTGGTTCAattgacaaaaagaaagaatcaaCTGATAACTAATCAAATGCAATCAGACATACCTCTGTAGTAAAGTGTGAGGATGCTAAGGGATCCATGTACTCATTGAATGTCTTCTTGTAAAACTCATTGTACTCCTCAGTTGATACCTCTCTAGGGTTCCGAAGCTACCATAAAcagagaatgaaaaaaaaaacttcagttttttttttggaacctTCATATTTTCAATAAGTGATGGGTGCAttcattaataaaaacatattaGCACACTGAACAGATCAAATCTCACCCATATAGGTTGTGTTTCATTTGTAAGCTCCCAATCCCAGTACTTCTCAACAactgtttttgtctttttcttaACCTGTTAATATCATAGTAATACAATTATGCACAAGTATTAAGTATAACAGATTTATCTTGGCAGAAAAGCATATCACAGTTACCTCTGTTTTAGTCTCATCGTCGCCTTCTTTAGCTTCAACAGGTTCATCGACCTCAACCTAAAAGAGCAAAATATGCCACAATTAAATTGATGCATTggtccaataaaaaataattaacaaagGAAGAGCGTTCACCTCTTTTGTGTAACCTTTCTCTTGCCAAGTATAAATAGGGAAGGAAACAAACTGTGAGTAATTCTTCACAAGTTTCTGAATCTTCTCAGGGTGTGCGAAACCCTTGTCCTCACGCTGAAACAATACCAAGAATTGTAGTTAGAAACAGGTCATGTATAAAATGAGTTGGATGATATCAAAATAAGCAAATAGACCTTAAGGTACAGAGTAAGGCGAGTTCCCCTAGGAAGGAGCTTCTCTGGGTCTGTCTCCTCTCTAATGGTGTAAGAACTAGATTCTGCCTCGCCTTCCCAAACATATTGCTTGTCAGATTTTGGGCTCTTAGTTGACACTGCAACCTATtagacaaaataaataatattcatGAAATATTAACATGTCAGCCAAGGACAATGGGAAATAAACACTAGGTCATTAACAGCCAGCTATTAACCTTCTAATTAAAGACAATCACGATAGCATCTTACCTTATCAGAAACAAGAAACGCAGAATAGAATCCAACACCAAATTGACCAATCAAGTTGCTGTCAACACCAGCCTCTTGGCTCTCCTATTATATAATATACTTAAGATTAGTAATATGACAGGataagaaacaaagaaaaataaggACATGAAGGTAACATCAGCAAAGTGCAAATGGAACACACCTTTAGTGCCTTAAGGAATTTGGCAGTTCCACTGCTTGCTATAGTTCCAAGAGAATCAACAAGTTCTTGCCTCGTCATACCAATCCCAGTATcactaaagataaaaaggagcAAATGCAGGCATGAGTTTGCAAGAAAGGAGCCACATAATTGATCAAGTAACTAATACTTACGTGATTGTTATTATTCCATTCTCCTTATCTGTTTGGATGCGAATGTCAAGACCAGCACCATCCTTTATAAGATCAGGATCAGTGACACTAAGATACCGCAACTTATCAAGTGCATCACTTGCATTGCTGCAAACAGATACAcgatgaagaaattaaaaaaaattaaaccataGAGATCAAACTAAACGCACAAGAGTAAACCAAGATGATGATTAGTACAAACTTCAATTAGTGAACAACTTATGTTCTTGAATGACACCCACCTGACAAGCTCTCGAAGAAACACCTCCTTGTTGCTATACAAGCTGTGAACAATCAAGTCCATGAGCCTATTGACCTGCCATGCACATTGGACAATATCATGACACCGTTGGTAACACGAGAttgattaagaaaaataaaacattagccaTTGCTCCAGTAGTTACCTCTGCCTGGTACTCATGCTTCTCCACAGGTGGCGTATCAGAAGAATCAACTGCTGCAGCACTCGATTCATATCGCCTGCCAACAAGGGAACCCTCCCTCAGCTTGAGGGAGGCAGCATTGTCGGTCCCGGTAAGCTTGGGCGCAGCAAGCACAGAGAGCAACCTCTTCTGAAGCTGAGGGACACCAGGCTCCCCATTAATCACCTGAGAATCGGACGATACATGTGGGTTGTGAGTATCACATACAGAAGCTCAAAGGCTCGACTCAATTCAAACAATCAATCAGACAGTAAAAATCTAATGATTCCCCAATCGACTATTAAATATCACAATCAACAAGATGAACTTAAACCAACGAATTAGCTTGAATTAACACACACCGCAAAATTAACTCAAATTGATACCACGTAATGGGCGAACAAGAGTACTATACAGATTAAGCACCACTCAATTTCCGCTAATTTGCGATCACGACCAGCCCCCACATTTTCTCTCTGAACCCGCAACCAGCCCGAAACAGCCGCAGCCGTAGAGAAAGTCAAGGCCGGAGATGGCACGTACCGAGCGTGGGGGCGCCGAGGAAGACGAGACGGAGGAATCCCCGGAAAcggcggaggcgacgccggcggcggcgcggcggcgtgacccggccgccgccgccgccgcggcggtgcagACGGAACGCCTCGAGGCCCCGAGCATCTCCTCCGCTACTCCTACCACCGAGGAGGGGGAGCGGGAGAGCTACCGCGGATTCGCCGAGGGGAgacagcaacggcggcggcggcggcgacggcgaggcgagggTTTTGGAGGCGGCGGTAGGGTTTTTGTGGGTGCGGCGCGACGGAGGACGGAGGCGTATAAATGGCGTGCGCCTTGCGGAGCAAGAAGATGGGGGGTTACTACGGGTCACTGACCTTGTGGCCCcaccgcgtgggccccactgtcAGTGAGAGGGCGGACGAGTGGCCGAGGGTTTTTGGGGGGAGAAGGTTCTGGATTGGCTCGTCGCGGAGATGCTAGGTGCACCTGCGGTAAAGTCCAGCGTAACTGTTTTGAgacgatgacatgtggggtccacccCGTGGGAGAAGGTTCCAGAATCCAGAAGGCTAGCAAGAGGAGGATTACGGCTGACAAGTGGGCCTGCTTTTAATGCGGGCCACCTGTCAGTCACTGCACACCTCTTGCTTGGATACGGCAGAAGGTTCTGGATACACGTGTACTCCTGCTACATTGTACAGATACAATGTACACGCCCAAGGGCCAGGTCTAGATACATATAACCACCAAGGATATCTTTTTCATAACAAAGACATCAGTAAAATTTATACAAATGATAAATTTTACAGAAGTATTCCTAATGGAAGTTTTAGTGATGCGGTTCTCCCTTGTTCATGTAAATTGAAAAGTATCAATGATGCAAAGTTTTTGAGTGATTGACCAGACAGATTCTAATTCTACAATGTcatcaaataaaagaaatgttggaagtagtagtttttttttttaccaacacCAAATAAAACATCTGCATTTTCTGCAGATTGATCAAGATCTCTAGGGGGATCAATCTTTCACAAGATAAAAATACCTACTAGAACAAGCTCAGACTGACTTGCAAGCAGCAGAAACTTTTAAGGGGAACCATCTGCACAATATATGTATCTTGTTTGTCTACACCAAGGTTACTATTCCAAACCCTATATATCATGATTAAAAcagatcaagaaaaaaaaggataagagGACCGGTTGAACATAGTAGAGCAGCATACTTCTGCTCTTCACAGCAAAAGACCTTTCATATCACTGGGAACTAGCACACCAACGGTGTGCGGTTGCAGTGCCGCCTCCACCAAGAGGAGCTGGAAGGCGGGGTAGAACGGCGAATGCGCAAAGATTTGAGGCGGTGGATGGGTACTAGGGCTCCAGCTTCAGGGAGACGACTCGGGACTGCCGGTTCCGCTTGGCCGCCCTCACGAACACCACCGATAGGCATGACGGCGCCCACCATGGCCTGCGGACTTCTTGCTCCCCTTTCAGGCAGGCCACTGGAGATTAGATTTTGCAGGCGTCAGGTAAATAAACATTCAGTGCCAAAACACCAACCAATTGAGCAGTTAGAAGTACATATCAATATCTGTGTGCAATCATGGCATCTTAAACTGTCTACAAGAAccaaaagagaaagaaagaactCTTCAAAGAATGCCGAAAGTTTGCAGACTTGTATGGCAAGTTCATTAATCCATCAGACAAGTTCAATGGTGTAACAAGGGTGTATTTCTAGATCAGTCTTACATATTGGTCTACAATACCCATCAGTACCATGCTAGAATCCAAAAGTAGATCGAAGTGATGGTAAGGATGGGACCAGATCCAATCACAATCACCTTTTGCTAATTTGCCAGTATCCCAATTATCCCCAAGTGCTTGTGCAACAATGTTGTTCGACATAATCAACCAACATTCCAAAGATATCCATTcataattagcaaaacatgcagcATAATTCAAAGTACTATTGACGCGGACCAGATCCAATCACAATCACCTTTTGCTAGTATCCTCATCCCCATTATTCCTAAAGTGCTTGCACAATAATACTATTCGGCATAATCATCCATTCAGCCAACATTC is part of the Oryza glaberrima chromosome 12, OglaRS2, whole genome shotgun sequence genome and harbors:
- the LOC127757013 gene encoding heat shock protein 90-6, mitochondrial; translation: MLGASRRSVCTAAAAAAAGSRRRAAAGVASAVSGDSSVSSSSAPPRSVINGEPGVPQLQKRLLSVLAAPKLTGTDNAASLKLREGSLVGRRYESSAAAVDSSDTPPVEKHEYQAEVNRLMDLIVHSLYSNKEVFLRELVSNASDALDKLRYLSVTDPDLIKDGAGLDIRIQTDKENGIITITDTGIGMTRQELVDSLGTIASSGTAKFLKALKESQEAGVDSNLIGQFGVGFYSAFLVSDKVAVSTKSPKSDKQYVWEGEAESSSYTIREETDPEKLLPRGTRLTLYLKREDKGFAHPEKIQKLVKNYSQFVSFPIYTWQEKGYTKEVEVDEPVEAKEGDDETKTEVKKKTKTVVEKYWDWELTNETQPIWLRNPREVSTEEYNEFYKKTFNEYMDPLASSHFTTEGEVEFRSILYVPATKKEDITDRKTKNIRLYVKRVFISDDFDGELFPRYLSFVRGVVDSNDLPLNVSREILQESRIVRIMRKRLVRKAFDMILGISCSENRDDYERFWENYGKFLKLGCMEDKENHKRIAPLLRFFSSQSNEELISLDEYVENMKPEQKDIYYIAADSLSSAKHAPFLEKLNEKEYEVLFLVDPMDEVSVTNLNSYKDKRFVDISKEDLDLGDKNEEKEKEIKQEYSQTCDWIKKRLGEKVARVDISNRLSSSPCVLVAAKFGWSANMERLMRAQSMGDMSSLDFMRSRKVFEINPEHEIIKGLNAACRANPDDPEALKAVDILFETSMISSGFTPDNPAELSGKIYEMMSTAMASKWASHAQPAEMNLQRDSPVSSEPIEAEVIEPELVDDSQKK